A window of the Xiashengella succiniciproducens genome harbors these coding sequences:
- the atpD gene encoding F0F1 ATP synthase subunit beta, producing the protein MTEITGKIIQVIGPVVDVEFEPQIHELPKIDDALEIIGDGSNRIVIECQQHIGEHAVRCIAMDSTDGLMRGMKVVAKGSPITMPIGEASKGRLLNVVGRAIDGIDEVKTDRYSPIHKKAPAYEDLSPESEILFTGIKVIDLIEPYPKGGKIGLFGGAGVGKTVLIQELINNIAKGYSGLSVFGGVGERTREGNDLLREMIESGIVDYGPEFKRSMEEGKWDLDKVDTEALKNSQVSMVFGQMNEPPGARLRVALSALTIAEGFRDGDGTEKGRDVLLFIDNIFRFTQAGSEVSALLGRMPSAVGYQPTLSSEMGALQERITSTRNGSITSVQAVYVPADDLTDPAPATTFSHLDATTVLSRKISELGIYPAVDPLDSTSRILTPEIVGEEHYNTAQRVKEILQRYKELQDIIAILGMEELSEEDKLVVHRARRVQRFLSQPFFVAEQFTGLKGARVSIEDTIRGFNMIPKLSDS; encoded by the coding sequence ATGACTGAGATAACAGGAAAGATCATCCAGGTAATAGGCCCTGTGGTTGATGTTGAGTTTGAGCCTCAAATTCATGAGCTTCCCAAGATAGATGATGCGTTGGAGATCATTGGTGATGGTAGCAACAGGATAGTGATAGAGTGTCAGCAGCACATAGGTGAACATGCCGTAAGATGTATTGCTATGGACTCTACCGATGGTCTGATGCGCGGCATGAAGGTGGTAGCAAAGGGTAGTCCTATTACTATGCCAATTGGGGAAGCCTCAAAAGGTCGACTTCTTAATGTAGTGGGCAGGGCAATTGACGGTATTGATGAGGTTAAGACCGACCGTTATTCGCCGATTCATAAGAAGGCACCTGCCTATGAGGATTTGTCACCCGAGAGTGAGATCTTGTTTACTGGTATCAAGGTTATTGACCTTATTGAGCCTTATCCAAAGGGTGGTAAGATCGGACTTTTCGGTGGCGCCGGTGTTGGCAAGACGGTTTTGATACAGGAATTGATAAACAATATAGCAAAGGGTTATTCCGGTCTCTCAGTGTTTGGGGGAGTTGGTGAACGTACCCGTGAGGGGAATGACCTGCTTCGTGAAATGATTGAGTCGGGCATTGTTGACTATGGTCCTGAGTTTAAGAGGAGCATGGAAGAGGGGAAATGGGATCTGGATAAAGTTGACACTGAAGCCTTGAAAAATAGTCAGGTAAGTATGGTGTTTGGTCAGATGAACGAGCCCCCGGGGGCTCGTCTCAGGGTTGCCCTTTCTGCTTTGACCATTGCTGAGGGTTTCCGTGACGGTGACGGAACAGAAAAGGGACGAGACGTACTTTTATTTATCGATAATATATTCAGGTTTACACAGGCAGGTTCAGAGGTATCTGCGTTGCTTGGTCGTATGCCTTCTGCAGTAGGTTATCAGCCTACTCTTTCATCTGAGATGGGTGCATTGCAGGAACGTATCACTTCAACACGCAACGGGTCTATTACTTCGGTTCAGGCCGTCTATGTACCTGCCGATGACCTTACCGACCCGGCACCTGCAACGACTTTTAGTCACCTTGATGCCACTACAGTGTTGAGCAGAAAGATTTCAGAGCTTGGTATTTACCCTGCTGTCGATCCATTGGATTCAACTTCCAGAATACTTACTCCCGAGATTGTGGGTGAGGAGCACTACAATACTGCTCAGAGAGTAAAGGAGATATTGCAGCGTTACAAGGAGTTGCAAGATATCATTGCAATTCTGGGTATGGAAGAACTCTCAGAAGAGGATAAGCTTGTAGTACACAGGGCTCGTCGTGTTCAGCGCTTCCTGTCACAGCCCTTCTTTGTTGCTGAGCAGTTTACCGGTCTTAAGGGAGCACGTGTATCTATCGAGGACACTATCAGAGGCTTTAATATGATACCTAAATTGAGCGATTCGTAA
- a CDS encoding IS1380 family transposase — MSTKITKIGITTNKISGRGGLPLFLRYTEQIGLYGLISRNVSSLLTGNSKGLQLQQFVKQIVAFFIDGTNMAISSFDQSKKDEGYACLLECKTDQLASSHQVKRFFGKLSVISNSVFNKILNELFIWRLHISKPKVIELGIDTMVLDNDDAAKREGCEVTYKRKKGFQPLHICWGSFLIDVTFRKGSAHSNHGSDYTDRVRSIVNLIRKRYSKEVPIVVCADSGFADQKAYEIFEQELNIHYITTGKLYNDVTEYVKALPIDTLGKITKNKAVWQFAEFASKLKSWSKFRRCFFTRLHRDDTGQYVMEFGKPDSVIYTNIGNCPVADKRLRASGGDEWFKADTIIRKSHQRGADELIHRSIKELATREQLPFKSFGMNRAYYFMLVVTHFIFEAYKQDVTAEVIPVTVYPNTFRRKLIDFAVKITSRARSIVLNVTRVIYETINIEELWERCQSPPKIQFA; from the coding sequence ATGAGTACGAAGATAACAAAAATCGGCATTACAACCAATAAAATTTCTGGTCGTGGAGGGCTCCCTTTATTTCTTCGCTACACTGAGCAAATTGGCTTATATGGGCTAATATCGCGTAATGTTTCTTCTCTGCTTACTGGAAACAGCAAAGGCTTGCAGCTTCAACAGTTTGTAAAACAGATTGTTGCATTTTTTATAGATGGCACAAATATGGCCATAAGCAGTTTTGATCAAAGTAAAAAGGATGAAGGATATGCATGTTTGCTTGAATGCAAGACCGACCAATTGGCCTCTTCTCACCAGGTCAAACGTTTTTTTGGGAAGCTGTCCGTTATTTCAAACTCGGTATTCAATAAGATACTTAATGAACTGTTTATCTGGAGGCTTCACATATCCAAACCCAAAGTTATAGAACTGGGCATTGACACCATGGTTTTGGATAATGACGATGCTGCGAAACGCGAAGGTTGCGAGGTCACTTACAAGCGTAAGAAAGGGTTTCAGCCACTTCATATATGCTGGGGCTCGTTTCTGATAGACGTGACCTTTAGAAAAGGAAGTGCTCATTCCAATCATGGATCAGATTACACCGACAGGGTACGCTCTATAGTAAATCTGATACGCAAGAGATACTCCAAAGAAGTCCCTATTGTGGTGTGCGCCGATAGTGGGTTTGCGGATCAGAAAGCGTACGAGATATTCGAGCAAGAGCTTAATATACATTACATTACAACAGGAAAATTGTACAATGATGTTACTGAATATGTAAAGGCTTTACCCATTGACACTTTGGGCAAAATCACTAAAAATAAAGCAGTCTGGCAATTTGCGGAATTTGCCAGCAAGTTGAAATCCTGGTCCAAGTTTCGTCGTTGCTTTTTTACCAGATTGCACCGGGATGATACCGGGCAGTACGTAATGGAATTTGGTAAGCCTGACAGCGTCATCTATACCAATATCGGGAACTGTCCTGTCGCTGACAAAAGGCTTCGGGCATCCGGTGGAGATGAGTGGTTTAAAGCTGATACCATCATACGAAAATCACACCAAAGAGGAGCCGACGAGTTGATACATCGTAGCATTAAAGAGCTTGCTACCAGAGAACAACTTCCTTTTAAATCCTTTGGAATGAACAGAGCCTATTATTTTATGCTGGTAGTTACACACTTTATTTTCGAAGCATACAAACAAGATGTTACCGCAGAGGTTATTCCGGTAACCGTATATCCTAATACATTCAGAAGAAAGCTTATTGATTTTGCTGTCAAGATAACCTCAAGGGCAAGGAGTATTGTCCTGAATGTCACCAGAGTAATTTATGAAACGATAAATATTGAAGAGTTATGGGAACGGTGTCAGTCACCGCCGAAAATTCAGTTTGCATAA
- the atpC gene encoding ATP synthase F1 subunit epsilon, translated as MKTDLFLEVVTPEQIVFEGPVGMVEVPGFNGRFTLLKDHAPIIASLTNGRIRVIGKDGLERLFECSGGILDCKENHVIILVDKAFKQE; from the coding sequence ATGAAAACAGACTTATTTCTCGAAGTAGTCACTCCTGAACAAATCGTGTTTGAAGGACCTGTCGGAATGGTTGAAGTTCCCGGTTTCAACGGGCGTTTCACCCTCCTGAAGGATCACGCACCAATTATTGCCTCGCTTACAAATGGCAGGATCAGAGTGATTGGGAAAGATGGCCTTGAAAGACTATTTGAGTGTAGTGGGGGTATACTCGATTGTAAGGAGAATCATGTGATCATCTTGGTTGATAAAGCATTTAAGCAGGAATAA
- a CDS encoding DUF4254 domain-containing protein has product MSFSQLCNQIFDATTGHYHEFDNVDATPHNPYEKGSIEFLLFSKNWIDAVQWHLEDIIRDPAIDPVEALKIKRRIDASNQERTDLVEYIDSYLLDKYKDIKVANDATINTETPAWAIDRLSILALKIYHMKQETIRTDAAPEHIKACTDKLNVLLTQRTDLSRAIDELLADIEAGRKYMKVYKQMKMYNDPALNPVLYKGGK; this is encoded by the coding sequence ATGAGTTTTAGCCAGTTGTGTAATCAAATTTTTGATGCAACTACGGGTCATTACCATGAGTTTGACAATGTAGATGCAACACCACATAACCCTTATGAAAAAGGTTCCATTGAGTTCCTTTTGTTTTCCAAGAACTGGATAGATGCCGTTCAATGGCACCTTGAAGATATTATCAGGGATCCTGCAATTGATCCCGTTGAAGCGCTTAAGATCAAGCGCAGGATAGACGCATCCAATCAGGAGAGAACCGACCTTGTCGAGTATATTGACAGCTATCTGCTTGACAAATACAAAGATATAAAGGTTGCTAATGATGCCACAATTAACACTGAGACTCCTGCATGGGCTATCGACAGATTGTCAATCTTGGCGCTTAAGATATATCATATGAAGCAGGAGACTATTCGTACTGATGCAGCTCCGGAACATATAAAGGCATGTACTGACAAGCTAAACGTATTGCTTACCCAGCGTACTGACCTAAGCAGGGCTATCGATGAACTGCTGGCTGATATTGAAGCAGGTAGGAAGTACATGAAGGTGTACAAGCAGATGAAGATGTACAATGATCCCGCACTTAATCCGGTATTATATAAAGGAGGAAAGTGA
- a CDS encoding glycosyltransferase family 9 protein produces MKKGGKILVVRFSAFGDVAMTVPVIAGFLKAYPEAEVVFVSRPFAAKLYEPFSQVHFVSFNPKGEHKGLAGIFRLFRELRSIGSYSFVADLHNVLRSRILGLLFSLSGIPVYRIDKGRTEKDELVRQTNKRLRPLKSTFQRYCDVFGAAGKAFDLQPLSLRGYFFIESSQPPHASLGLAGPHIGIAPFAGHKWKAWPLEKVEQLIDLLDERGFQVYLFGGRGTEAEVLEDLAGRFVNVHSLAGRLSIDDELKAMAMLDVMISMDSANMHLARLVNTPVLSIWGATHPYAGFYGWQLPEDWAVQVDLTCRPCSVFGNKECYRGDFACMEHISPAMVADKLDFLLTRTRSNRL; encoded by the coding sequence GTGAAAAAAGGCGGTAAGATACTGGTAGTACGATTCAGTGCTTTCGGGGATGTGGCAATGACTGTACCTGTCATTGCCGGCTTTTTAAAGGCCTATCCGGAGGCAGAGGTTGTATTTGTGTCCCGTCCATTTGCAGCAAAGCTATATGAACCCTTTAGCCAGGTTCATTTTGTCAGCTTCAATCCAAAGGGGGAGCATAAGGGACTAGCCGGTATTTTCAGATTATTCAGGGAGCTCAGGTCTATTGGATCCTACAGTTTTGTTGCCGACCTACATAATGTATTGCGCAGCAGGATACTTGGCCTATTGTTTAGTTTATCGGGAATCCCTGTTTATAGGATTGACAAAGGCCGTACTGAGAAAGATGAACTTGTGAGACAGACCAACAAGAGGCTGAGACCTTTGAAGTCCACTTTTCAACGATACTGTGATGTATTTGGTGCAGCGGGTAAGGCATTTGATCTTCAGCCACTAAGTCTTAGAGGTTATTTTTTTATTGAAAGTTCACAGCCTCCACACGCATCCCTGGGACTAGCGGGTCCTCATATTGGTATTGCGCCCTTTGCGGGACATAAGTGGAAGGCCTGGCCTCTTGAGAAGGTAGAACAGCTTATAGATTTGCTTGATGAACGAGGTTTTCAGGTATACCTGTTTGGTGGTCGTGGGACTGAGGCTGAGGTGCTTGAAGATCTGGCAGGTCGCTTTGTAAACGTACACAGTCTGGCAGGTCGCTTGTCGATTGACGATGAACTGAAAGCAATGGCCATGTTGGATGTTATGATTTCGATGGATTCGGCCAATATGCACTTGGCACGTCTTGTTAATACTCCAGTGCTAAGTATTTGGGGTGCAACCCACCCGTATGCCGGGTTTTATGGCTGGCAGCTTCCCGAGGATTGGGCTGTCCAGGTTGATTTGACATGCAGGCCATGTTCCGTGTTCGGAAACAAGGAATGTTACAGAGGGGACTTTGCATGTATGGAACATATAAGTCCGGCTATGGTGGCCGACAAACTTGATTTTTTATTGACGAGGACGAGAAGTAACAGACTCTGA
- a CDS encoding glycosyltransferase, giving the protein MNILFLNSLGRKKWGGGEKWMLMAASGLRERGHKVIVGCADKSKISQNARSLNLPTLPLSFKTDFDFIGFFNLLRVLWKNPVDVIICGQNKDTKIAAVAARVSGGPVVLARHGLQLISRKLKYKYIFTKMIDGIITNTRSIKEEYDSYCWFRPGFVKVIYNGFNPPADVDPFDFRANFCLPEDALVFFSAGRLASQKGFDVLIKSAARGVAEGHNWYFFIAGKGKKEKELRRQVRAEGLDDRFHFIGFVDKVLPYVLGADVFVMPSFYEGMPNAVMEAMGVGKCCVATAVNGSTELIEDGVDGILVEARNPDSLYDGLLRAGSDNAFRDMLGRTAMEKVRACFSEKAMLDNLEDCLVESIRESLQKR; this is encoded by the coding sequence ATGAATATTTTATTTCTTAATTCTCTTGGTCGTAAGAAATGGGGCGGGGGAGAGAAATGGATGCTTATGGCCGCCTCCGGACTTAGGGAGCGTGGGCATAAGGTTATTGTGGGGTGTGCAGACAAATCGAAAATATCGCAGAATGCAAGATCCTTGAATCTGCCTACACTTCCACTTTCGTTCAAGACTGACTTCGATTTTATCGGTTTCTTCAACTTACTTAGGGTGCTGTGGAAGAATCCAGTAGATGTGATTATATGCGGTCAAAATAAGGATACCAAGATTGCAGCAGTAGCCGCCCGTGTCTCAGGCGGCCCGGTCGTGTTAGCCCGTCACGGCTTGCAGCTCATTAGCAGGAAGCTCAAGTACAAATACATCTTTACAAAGATGATCGACGGGATAATTACCAATACCAGATCTATCAAGGAGGAGTATGATTCCTATTGCTGGTTCCGACCCGGATTTGTAAAGGTGATATACAACGGGTTTAATCCTCCAGCAGATGTAGATCCCTTTGATTTTAGGGCAAACTTTTGTTTACCTGAAGATGCTCTGGTGTTTTTCAGCGCAGGTCGACTGGCTTCGCAAAAGGGCTTTGATGTACTGATAAAGTCAGCCGCAAGGGGAGTAGCGGAAGGACATAACTGGTATTTTTTTATTGCCGGTAAAGGCAAGAAAGAGAAGGAGTTGAGGAGGCAGGTCAGAGCAGAAGGTCTTGACGACCGTTTCCACTTCATAGGTTTTGTTGACAAAGTGCTTCCCTATGTATTAGGAGCAGATGTCTTTGTTATGCCTTCATTCTATGAGGGGATGCCCAATGCGGTTATGGAAGCCATGGGTGTTGGCAAATGTTGTGTTGCCACAGCAGTCAATGGTAGTACTGAACTTATAGAGGATGGTGTTGATGGCATACTTGTTGAGGCCCGAAATCCTGATTCTCTCTATGATGGTTTGTTGAGAGCCGGCAGTGATAATGCCTTCAGGGATATGTTGGGCAGAACCGCCATGGAGAAGGTTAGAGCCTGCTTTTCTGAGAAGGCAATGCTTGATAATCTTGAGGATTGTCTTGTGGAGAGTATCAGAGAATCATTACAAAAAAGATAG
- a CDS encoding NAD-dependent epimerase/dehydratase family protein, giving the protein MKILVTGAAGFIGFHLSRQLLDNGHEVTGVDSISGYYSTRLKQDRVELLNTYRLFSFSVMDICNRSDIDALFASGNFDMVIHLAAQPGVRYSIDAPHKYIESNIVGFLNVLEASRQNKVSHFLYASSSSVYGNSQDGPFAESADTDHPESLYAATKKANEVMAHSYSRQFGLQVIGLRFFSVYGPWGRPDMAYFSFTRKILAGESIPVFNQGQMVRDFTYIGDICQGISQLIKRLPDLPSYRIYNLGNNHPVKIMDFIASLESALSCRAQIDLQPMQTGDVTFTNADISLAQKDFAYAPKTSLQDGLSHFVDWYHSYYK; this is encoded by the coding sequence ATGAAAATATTAGTTACCGGCGCAGCTGGATTTATCGGCTTTCATCTGAGTAGGCAGTTGCTGGACAACGGGCATGAAGTAACCGGAGTAGATTCTATTAGTGGGTATTATTCAACCAGATTGAAACAGGACCGCGTTGAATTGCTGAATACATACAGGTTATTTAGTTTTTCAGTAATGGATATCTGTAACCGGTCCGATATAGATGCTTTGTTTGCCTCCGGTAATTTCGATATGGTAATACATCTGGCTGCCCAACCGGGAGTAAGGTATAGCATAGATGCTCCACATAAGTATATTGAGAGCAATATAGTTGGGTTCCTGAATGTGCTTGAGGCCAGTCGTCAGAACAAGGTCAGCCACTTCCTGTATGCTTCTTCAAGTTCGGTTTACGGCAATAGCCAAGATGGTCCTTTTGCCGAAAGTGCAGATACCGACCACCCCGAGTCGCTTTATGCCGCTACCAAAAAAGCCAATGAAGTGATGGCCCACAGCTATTCGCGACAGTTTGGTCTGCAAGTCATTGGTCTGCGTTTCTTTTCGGTGTACGGTCCCTGGGGACGACCCGATATGGCCTACTTTTCCTTCACACGTAAAATACTGGCGGGGGAATCCATTCCCGTCTTCAACCAGGGGCAGATGGTGCGTGACTTTACCTACATCGGAGACATTTGTCAAGGCATCAGTCAATTGATAAAGCGACTTCCCGACTTGCCGTCTTACCGGATATATAATTTGGGCAATAATCACCCGGTAAAGATAATGGACTTTATTGCGTCCTTAGAAAGTGCCCTTTCATGTCGTGCACAGATTGATTTACAACCGATGCAAACAGGGGATGTCACTTTTACCAATGCCGATATTTCCCTCGCTCAAAAGGACTTTGCTTACGCCCCAAAGACCTCCCTTCAAGACGGCCTCAGTCATTTTGTAGATTGGTACCACAGTTATTATAAGTAA
- a CDS encoding glycosyltransferase family 10 domain-containing protein — translation MPKHSISYEYLKQSAPPKKTKLISVITSNKAFTRGHQERIEFVRKLKLHYGSKLDVYGRGINDFNDKWETLAPYKYHIALENSSSKYYWTEKISDCFLAGTFPIYYGCTNINDYFPEKSFETIKIGDFDKAVETIDKIIKDERFENSQQELLQSKDLVLEEYNMFDMISKICDTLNPEQPKETVSLKPAITVLNRRNFYHYFIERNYLNLRNAVRRLNKKNRI, via the coding sequence GTGCCCAAGCATTCTATATCTTACGAATATCTTAAGCAGTCAGCTCCCCCAAAGAAAACCAAACTCATCTCTGTTATTACAAGTAACAAAGCCTTTACCCGTGGGCACCAGGAAAGAATAGAATTTGTTAGAAAGTTGAAGCTTCATTATGGATCCAAACTTGATGTTTATGGGAGGGGCATTAATGATTTCAATGATAAGTGGGAAACTCTTGCACCATATAAATACCATATAGCACTTGAAAACTCATCTTCGAAGTATTACTGGACTGAAAAAATATCAGACTGCTTTCTTGCCGGAACTTTCCCAATTTATTATGGCTGCACAAATATAAATGACTATTTTCCTGAAAAATCTTTTGAAACAATTAAAATAGGCGACTTCGATAAAGCTGTTGAGACCATTGATAAGATAATTAAAGATGAACGGTTTGAGAACTCCCAACAAGAACTTCTTCAGTCAAAAGACTTAGTTCTTGAAGAGTACAACATGTTTGACATGATATCCAAGATCTGTGACACCTTAAACCCGGAACAACCTAAAGAAACAGTTTCCCTTAAACCAGCCATCACAGTTCTCAATCGACGCAATTTTTATCACTATTTTATAGAAAGAAACTATTTAAATCTCAGAAACGCTGTAAGAAGGTTGAATAAAAAAAACAGGATTTGA
- a CDS encoding glycosyltransferase family 2 protein, translated as MEDFVSVIFTTYNQPQWLQKVLWGFECQTHKNFEIVIADDGSQEATRELVQNFLENSHLRIQHIWHPDEGYQKCPILNKAIVASKADYLIFTDGDCIPRADFVAQHIQRRKQGYFLSGGTLRLPLDLSQHIERSHIQSQKAFELKWLYQNGLPKTFKSTKLVKSRWYTTLMNALTPTKASWNGHNSSGWKHDIVAINGFNETMHYGGQDRELGERLQNYGLRSRQIRYAAICIHLEHGRPYKTKESIERNRAIRNQVRNTKTFWTAEGIDKHIEKD; from the coding sequence ATGGAAGACTTTGTATCTGTAATTTTCACCACCTACAACCAGCCCCAATGGTTGCAAAAAGTGCTGTGGGGCTTTGAATGTCAGACGCACAAGAACTTCGAGATTGTGATTGCCGACGACGGCTCCCAGGAGGCGACCCGCGAGCTGGTGCAAAATTTCCTGGAAAACAGCCACTTACGTATCCAGCACATTTGGCACCCCGATGAGGGCTACCAAAAATGCCCCATTCTCAACAAAGCTATTGTTGCCTCCAAAGCAGACTACCTTATTTTTACCGACGGAGATTGCATCCCCCGTGCCGATTTTGTTGCCCAACATATTCAAAGGCGTAAGCAGGGCTACTTCCTTTCCGGTGGCACTTTACGACTTCCTCTTGATTTGAGCCAACACATTGAACGCAGCCACATTCAATCTCAAAAAGCCTTTGAACTCAAGTGGCTGTATCAAAACGGCCTTCCCAAAACTTTCAAAAGCACCAAACTGGTAAAAAGCCGCTGGTACACCACCCTGATGAACGCCCTGACGCCCACCAAAGCCTCCTGGAACGGACACAATTCCTCCGGATGGAAGCATGACATTGTGGCCATCAATGGTTTCAATGAAACCATGCATTACGGCGGTCAGGATCGGGAACTGGGGGAGCGACTGCAAAACTATGGACTGCGATCACGCCAGATTCGTTACGCCGCAATTTGTATTCACCTGGAACACGGACGCCCCTATAAAACCAAGGAATCCATTGAGCGCAACCGTGCCATTCGGAATCAGGTGCGCAACACCAAAACTTTCTGGACTGCAGAAGGAATCGATAAACACATAGAAAAAGACTAA
- a CDS encoding LTA synthase family protein — translation MIKYLKYLLQTALFLLLFFAFYQVLFLLFNRSYADGAPFAVLARSLWVGLRLNLSMSSYVLLLLGVIQTVGLLSTGRFSYKLSKVTTLFFVVVFSGILLGNINLYAYWGRLLDAEGFAFLKTPWVILASVRWYESLAFLGLWLLLSWAAAKGYFWLTRSSTASGVLRWPARGLAAFFTLFTAAFMLLPIRGGLGVAPINTGVAYFSSYNFANHAAINPPWNLFYSFKRMDARTRHYSFMQDEEAYAIYDDIKRHGDDRLKVLNTDKPNVVFILLESFSSQVVGILGGEEVTPNLDRVAREGILFDNIYAASDRSDKGLVATMAGYQVAPAYSIIQYPQKSQSLAFMPRKFREAGYRNLTYIYGGDAGFKGMNSFVTLAGFDRQIVMSDFPASMRGEKWGVHDEYTFARLADEMEADSKTAEPWFKYYFTLSSHEPFDVPMARVHENPYLNSIFYTDSCLGVFIDEVKRRGLWDNTLIVMIADHGTPGPLKASSQMKERYQIPMLWTGGALAVRDTVISKIGSQKDVVATLLGQLGIDASDFYFSKDLLCSDTEEYAFFTYPDAFGYVTRNSYQVYDNTARRYVVQEGEISETDSLRAKATMQVVSADHLKR, via the coding sequence ATGATAAAATATTTAAAATATCTGCTTCAAACGGCCTTGTTCCTGCTCCTTTTTTTTGCCTTTTATCAGGTGCTGTTTTTGCTGTTTAACCGGAGTTACGCCGATGGAGCGCCATTTGCTGTTTTGGCCCGTTCGTTGTGGGTGGGCCTGCGGCTCAATCTTTCGATGAGCAGCTATGTTTTGCTGCTGTTGGGGGTTATACAAACCGTCGGCCTGCTGTCGACGGGTCGCTTCAGCTATAAGCTCAGCAAAGTCACCACCCTTTTTTTCGTGGTGGTTTTCAGTGGCATTTTGTTGGGCAACATCAATCTCTATGCCTATTGGGGGCGTTTGCTCGACGCGGAGGGCTTTGCTTTTTTAAAGACGCCCTGGGTCATCCTGGCCTCGGTGCGCTGGTATGAGAGTCTGGCCTTTTTGGGCCTGTGGTTGCTGCTCAGCTGGGCGGCAGCCAAAGGCTACTTTTGGCTGACCCGCAGTTCGACAGCCTCCGGCGTGTTGCGCTGGCCGGCACGGGGACTCGCGGCTTTCTTCACGCTCTTTACGGCGGCTTTTATGTTGTTGCCCATAAGGGGCGGACTGGGTGTGGCGCCGATCAATACCGGAGTGGCCTATTTTTCCTCCTACAATTTTGCCAATCACGCCGCCATCAATCCCCCCTGGAACCTGTTCTACAGTTTTAAGCGCATGGATGCCCGCACCAGGCATTATTCCTTTATGCAGGATGAGGAGGCATATGCCATTTATGATGATATCAAAAGGCATGGAGATGACAGGCTGAAGGTGCTAAATACCGACAAACCCAATGTGGTATTTATCCTGCTTGAGAGTTTTTCATCTCAGGTAGTGGGTATTCTGGGAGGAGAGGAAGTTACTCCCAATCTGGACCGTGTTGCCAGGGAAGGAATATTATTTGATAATATTTATGCGGCAAGTGACCGTTCAGACAAAGGCCTGGTAGCCACTATGGCCGGCTATCAGGTAGCTCCTGCTTATTCAATAATCCAGTATCCTCAGAAGTCGCAGTCTCTGGCCTTTATGCCACGTAAATTCAGGGAAGCGGGTTACAGAAATCTAACATATATCTATGGCGGGGATGCCGGTTTTAAGGGAATGAACTCCTTTGTTACCCTTGCCGGATTTGACAGGCAAATTGTAATGAGCGACTTCCCTGCTTCCATGAGGGGCGAGAAGTGGGGCGTCCATGATGAATATACCTTTGCCAGATTGGCTGATGAGATGGAGGCAGACAGTAAGACTGCTGAACCTTGGTTTAAGTATTATTTTACCCTCAGCAGTCATGAGCCCTTTGACGTTCCTATGGCACGGGTGCATGAGAACCCCTACCTGAACTCAATATTTTACACAGACTCTTGTCTGGGAGTCTTTATTGATGAGGTAAAGCGCAGGGGACTATGGGATAATACTCTGATTGTAATGATTGCTGATCATGGCACCCCGGGACCACTAAAGGCATCTTCGCAGATGAAGGAAAGGTATCAGATACCTATGCTATGGACTGGAGGTGCGCTTGCTGTAAGGGATACTGTGATTAGTAAGATAGGAAGCCAGAAGGATGTTGTTGCCACGCTGCTGGGGCAGCTTGGCATTGATGCCTCGGACTTTTACTTTAGCAAGGATCTGCTTTGTTCTGATACTGAAGAGTATGCCTTTTTCACCTACCCCGATGCCTTTGGTTATGTTACCCGGAATTCATATCAGGTATATGACAATACCGCAAGGCGATATGTGGTGCAGGAGGGTGAGATAAGTGAGACAGACAGCCTGAGGGCTAAGGCTACAATGCAGGTTGTATCTGCGGATCATTTGAAACGATAA